Genomic DNA from Desulfuromonas versatilis:
AGGAGGCCTGCCGGCGCCTGCGCAACGGCATTCCCCCCGCGCTGGACGAGGTCCGCGGCGGCGAAAACTGTCGCCCCGGCGAACGGGCGCTGCTCTACGAGGGGCCAAGGCTGCTGGCCATCGCCAGTTTCGAGCCTGGCCGCGAGCTTGAGCAGCGCGGAGATTTTCGCCTGCTGAGGGTGTTCAACCGGGGTTGATAGCTGCGCATAAGCTCTTTACACCCGGGGTTATTTGTGATAGAAGGTCCAAGCTTTCAAACCCGAAACCAGGAAATTTCTTGGGATAATTTGTAGAAAAGGAGGTGGCACAGTGCTGGCCACAGAAAAGAAGCAGGAAATCATCGAACGTTTCAAGAAGCATGAAGGGGACACCGGTTCTCCCGAGGTGCAGATCGCTCTGCTCTCCGAGCGGATCACCTACCTGACCGAACACTTCCGCACCCACAAGAAGGATCACCACTCCCGTCGCGGGCTGCTCAAGATCGTCGGTCAACGTCGGCGTCTGCTGGATTA
This window encodes:
- the rpsO gene encoding 30S ribosomal protein S15, with product MLATEKKQEIIERFKKHEGDTGSPEVQIALLSERITYLTEHFRTHKKDHHSRRGLLKIVGQRRRLLDYLKSKDVQRYQVIIKELGIRR